From the genome of Glycine max cultivar Williams 82 chromosome 2, Glycine_max_v4.0, whole genome shotgun sequence, one region includes:
- the SABATH2 gene encoding salicylic acid methyl transferase-like protein (The RefSeq protein has 2 substitutions compared to this genomic sequence), protein MEVAQVLHMNGGVGDASYANNSLVQQKVICLTKPIREEAIRSLYCSTHPRSLAIADLGCSSGPNTLFVVSEFIKIVEKLCRELNHKSPEYKVFLNDLPGNDFNNIFKSLDSVKEKLCDEMESGIGPCYFSGVPGSFYGRVFPYQSLHFVHSSYSLQWLSKVPEGVDNNKGNVYIGSTSPKNVVRAYYEQFQRDFSLFLKCRAEELVEGGRMVLTFLGRRSDDPSSKDGCYIWELLATALSDMVLQGIIREEQLDTFNIPQYTPSPSEVKLEVLKEGSFAINRLEVSEVNWNALDEWNALDFESERSESLSDGEYNVAQCMRAVAEPMLISHFGEAIIEEVFCRYQQILAERMSKEKTKFINVTILLTRKA, encoded by the exons ATGGAAGTAGCACAGGTACTCCACATGAACGGTGGCGTTGGAGACGCAAGCTATGCAAACAACTCCCTTGTTCAG CAAAAGGTGATTTGTTTGACAAAGCCCATAAGAGAGGAAGCCATAAGAAGCCTCTATTGCAGCACACACCCCAGAAGCTTGGCAATTGCAGATTTGGGTTGCTCTTCTGGACCAAACACTTTATTTGTTGTGTCTGAATTCATAAAAATTGTGGAGAAGCTTTGCCGAGAGCTGAACCACAAATCTCCAGAATACAAAGTCTTTCTGAATGATCTCCCTGGGAAtgacttcaacaacatcttcaAGTCTCTTGACAGCTTCAAAGAGAAATTGTGTGATGAAATGGAAAGTGGGATCGGTCCATGCTACTTCTCGGGTGTTCCCGGTTCTTTCTATGGAAGGGTTTTCCCATATCAAAGTCTTCATTTTGTCCATTCCTCATACAGCCTTCAATGGCTATCTAAG gttcCTGAGGGTGTAGACAACAACAAGGGCAATGTTTACATAGGCAGTACGAGCCCCAAAAATGTTGTGAGAGCTTACTATGAGCAATTTCAGAgagatttctctctttttctcaagTGTCGTGCAGAGGAATTGGTTGAAGGAGGACGCATGGTTCTCACATTTTTGGGAAGAAGAAGCGATGATCCATCTAGCAAGGATGGTTGCTACATTTGGGAGCTTTTGGCTACTGCTCTTAGTGATATGGTCTTGCAG GGAATCATAAGAGAAGAGCAATTAGATACTTTTAACATCCCTCAATACACTCCATCCCCATCTGAAGTGAAATTGGAAGTTCTTAAAGAAGGATCATTCGCCATCAATCGTCTAGAGGTTTCTGAGGTGAATTGGAATGCTCTCGATGAGTGGAATGCTCTAGACTTTGAATCTGAAAGGTCTGAATCACTTAGTGATGGTGGATACAATGTGGCACAGTGCATGAGGGCTGTGGCAGAACCTATGCTGATTAGCCACTTTGGTGAAGCTATCATTGAAGAGGTTTTTTGCCGCTACCAGCAAATCTTGGCTGAACGTATGTCCAAGGAGAAAACCAAGTTCATCAATGTTACCATATTATTGACTAGAAAAGCATAA
- the LOC102663408 gene encoding uncharacterized protein has product MMFRSFDNDVAVNRWIPLTMMEFLLLDVDKVLRGEEMRRFLVDRASIENVNVVQQEAELEPPPNVVNEFNPNEIVRDPVDVVKARSGTMRESGWNNFFADVQGFCVAKSILVPNMDDEIPVRGRSRAEGRTITNLHHYRAEIFYVAIDKICVEMDHRFSEGSNIILDCFSCLDPKNSFSKFDVDKLARLADIYHADFSDDDQGTIRDQLETYVLQVRRNASFSTCEDVQSLAMKMVQTEKHLVFPLVYKLIELALILPVSTASVERAFSAMKIIKSKLRNKINDVWFNDLMVCYTEREIFKSLDDIDIIRTFTAKKSRKGHLPRNFI; this is encoded by the exons atgatgttCAGAAGCTTTGACAATGATGTTGCCGTGAACCGATGGATTCCGTTGACGATGATGGAGTTTCTGCTACTGGATGTCGACAAGGTGCTAAGAGGCGAAG AGATGAGGAGATTTTTGGTTGATAGAGCAAGTATTGAGAATGTGAATGTTGTACAACAAGAAGCCGAATTAGAACCGCCACCTAATGTGGTTAATGAGTTTAACCCAAATGAGATTGTGCGTGATCCAG TTGATGTTGTCAAAGCTCGGTCGGGCACAATGAGAGAGAGTGgctggaataatttttttgccgATGTCCAAGGATTTTGTGTTGCTAAAAGTATTCTGGTACCAAATATGGATGACGAAATACCAGTTCGGGGTCGTTCAAGAGCAGAAGGGAGGACTATCACTAATCTTCATCATTACCGTGCAGAGATTTTTTATGTTGCTATTGATAAAATATGTGTGGAGATGGATCACCGCTTTAGTGAAGGAAGTAACATTATACTTGATTGCTTCTCATGTCTTGACCCCAAGAACTCTTTCTCCAAGTTTGATGTTGATAAGCTTGCTCGTCTTGCTGATATTTATCATGCAGACTTTTCTGATGATGACCAAGGAACAATTAGGGATCAACTTGAAACTTATGTGCTTCAAGTGAGAAGAAATGCTTCTTTTTCCACTTGTGAAGATGTTCAAAGTTTGGCTATGAAGATGGTTCAAACTGAGAAACATTTGGTATTTCCATTGGTTTATAAACTTATTGAGCTAGCTTTGATATTGCCGGTGTCGACAGCATCCGTTGAAAGAGCTTTTTCAGCAATGAAGATTATCAAGTCTAAATTGCGCAATAAGATCAACGATGTGTGGTTCAATGACTTGATGGTATGTTACACCGAGCGGGAGATATTCAAGTCACttgatgatattgatattattCGAACATTTACCGCAAAGAAGTCTCGGAAAGGACACTTGCCtcgtaattttatttaa